A part of Thermotoga petrophila RKU-1 genomic DNA contains:
- the amrB gene encoding AmmeMemoRadiSam system protein B has protein sequence MKRKPAVAGLFYPSRRDELVEQIRICFLDKRIGPGELPDPSETKLQSPIGFVSPHAGYIYSGPVAAWGFLEVAKFGEPSVVVIIGPNHTGLGRPVGVWPEGEWETPLGTVPVNQRAAEIILNSSRYAEEDFMSHIREHSIEVQIPFLQFVFGDVSIVPICLMDQSPAVAEDLANALTKLVAEFPSVLIIASTDLNHYEDQRTTLRKDSYIMEAIRNKDPRLLYEYLVKEDISMCGYGGVATLLNMNFKNARILKHATSGDVSGDKLEVVGYLSAILF, from the coding sequence ATGAAAAGAAAACCGGCCGTGGCCGGCCTTTTTTATCCCTCCAGGAGAGATGAACTCGTTGAACAAATCAGAATTTGCTTTCTCGACAAAAGAATTGGACCGGGTGAGTTGCCGGATCCTTCCGAAACAAAGCTTCAAAGTCCCATTGGCTTCGTTTCTCCCCATGCTGGTTACATCTACAGTGGGCCTGTTGCCGCGTGGGGGTTCCTCGAGGTGGCTAAGTTCGGCGAACCTTCTGTCGTGGTTATTATCGGACCAAATCACACAGGCCTGGGAAGGCCTGTGGGTGTGTGGCCAGAGGGTGAATGGGAAACTCCACTTGGAACCGTTCCGGTGAATCAGCGTGCAGCAGAGATCATCTTGAACAGCTCCAGATACGCTGAGGAAGACTTCATGTCTCATATCAGAGAGCATTCTATTGAGGTTCAAATTCCGTTTCTTCAGTTCGTGTTTGGGGACGTTTCCATAGTCCCCATATGTCTGATGGATCAAAGCCCTGCGGTTGCTGAAGATCTCGCGAACGCTTTGACAAAACTCGTAGCCGAGTTCCCAAGTGTTCTGATAATAGCTTCAACAGATCTGAACCACTACGAGGATCAAAGAACAACCCTGAGGAAAGATTCCTATATCATGGAAGCAATAAGAAATAAAGATCCTCGTCTTCTATATGAGTATCTTGTGAAGGAAGATATAAGTATGTGTGGATACGGTGGAGTGGCCACCCTTTTGAACATGAATTTCAAAAACGCCAGGATTTTGAAACACGCGACCAGCGGAGATGTATCCGGTGATAAACTGGAAGTCGTTGGATATCTCAGTGCGATCCTCTTCTGA
- the murJ gene encoding murein biosynthesis integral membrane protein MurJ produces the protein MSSIKKTLAFSLGTLFSRITGLVRDVILAKTFGASSTLDAYYISIVFPFFLRRTFAEGAMSSAFLAIYKKLENEEEKTQFTSAVLTSLGLVTLVIVFISEVFPYFMASIFATGADEKVKSLAANLIRLTAPFITIVFVWAVFYSVHNASHRYFLPALTPMFSNVGVMVGCLFGDIKWAAAGFTIGGLAALLVLLPFGKFRYRPTFKGLGEFYRLFFGTFMTMAVSQITTLIDVNVASFLDPGSLSLIQLSSRLYQLPLGIFGVAVSTVALSTLSESEGDFHENLKDFISKSLFLTLPSSIGLMVLSERIISLLFGYGAFTYEDVKKSAQILFMYAIGLCFVSLFNLLSRAYHASKEVKTPFFATLLVSAVNIALDMILGFTMGASGIALATSVSYITGFAFLVLRMKPSFDKKIFKIGLSSAVMGTMIFLLNDSFKGNLGTIFLILIGVFVYVLLSKLLKIEELEEILRRGSH, from the coding sequence GTGTCCAGCATAAAGAAAACGCTCGCTTTCTCTCTGGGAACGCTTTTCTCCCGTATCACGGGCCTCGTTCGTGATGTGATTCTCGCAAAAACTTTTGGTGCCTCTTCTACACTCGATGCTTACTACATTTCTATAGTCTTTCCATTCTTCCTTAGAAGGACCTTTGCAGAGGGTGCCATGAGCTCAGCTTTTCTGGCAATCTACAAAAAGTTGGAGAACGAGGAAGAGAAAACACAATTCACTTCGGCCGTACTCACCTCTCTCGGACTCGTCACTCTCGTTATTGTTTTTATTTCCGAAGTTTTTCCTTATTTCATGGCATCTATCTTCGCCACAGGTGCCGATGAAAAAGTGAAATCGCTGGCAGCCAATCTTATACGCCTGACAGCTCCGTTCATAACCATCGTTTTTGTGTGGGCAGTTTTTTATTCGGTACACAACGCCTCACACAGATATTTCCTTCCCGCATTGACTCCGATGTTTTCGAACGTAGGTGTGATGGTGGGATGTCTGTTTGGTGACATAAAATGGGCAGCCGCCGGATTCACGATTGGAGGCCTGGCTGCACTACTGGTTTTACTTCCCTTCGGAAAATTTCGATACAGACCAACATTCAAAGGCCTTGGAGAATTCTACAGACTCTTCTTTGGAACGTTCATGACAATGGCAGTCTCCCAGATAACCACACTGATCGACGTGAACGTTGCATCCTTTTTAGACCCGGGTTCTCTCTCTTTGATCCAACTTTCCAGCCGGCTCTACCAACTTCCACTCGGTATCTTTGGTGTCGCGGTATCCACTGTTGCACTGTCCACCCTCAGCGAAAGTGAAGGGGATTTCCACGAGAATCTGAAAGACTTCATAAGCAAAAGCCTTTTTCTGACACTTCCTTCCTCGATTGGATTGATGGTTCTTTCCGAAAGAATCATTTCCCTACTCTTCGGATATGGAGCGTTCACCTATGAAGACGTGAAAAAATCGGCTCAGATACTCTTCATGTACGCAATTGGATTGTGTTTTGTGTCTCTGTTTAACCTTTTATCCCGCGCCTACCACGCTTCGAAAGAAGTGAAAACCCCCTTCTTTGCCACTCTGCTCGTCTCTGCTGTGAACATAGCACTCGATATGATACTCGGTTTTACCATGGGAGCTTCGGGCATTGCACTTGCGACGAGTGTTTCATACATCACCGGATTCGCTTTTCTCGTTTTAAGGATGAAACCTTCCTTCGATAAAAAGATTTTCAAAATCGGCTTGTCCTCTGCTGTTATGGGAACGATGATCTTTCTACTGAACGATTCGTTCAAAGGAAATCTCGGAACGATCTTTCTGATACTGATCGGTGTGTTCGTTTATGTGTTGCTTTCGAAACTTCTGAAAATAGAAGAACTCGAAGAGATTCTCAGAAGAGGATCGCACTGA
- the flgM gene encoding flagellar biosynthesis anti-sigma factor FlgM, with amino-acid sequence MIDRINGPGDINPIEGIKKPSVEKSKEKRKKESTDNVELRHVEDVRKFAEEAKNISTVREQLVEELKKAIESGNYFVDTERLARKILEELSE; translated from the coding sequence ATGATAGACAGAATAAACGGACCGGGAGATATAAATCCTATCGAAGGAATAAAGAAGCCTTCTGTAGAAAAATCAAAGGAGAAGAGGAAAAAGGAAAGCACCGATAATGTTGAGCTTCGGCACGTCGAAGATGTCAGAAAATTCGCTGAAGAGGCGAAAAACATATCAACTGTCCGCGAGCAGCTGGTAGAAGAGCTGAAAAAGGCCATAGAGAGTGGAAATTACTTCGTCGATACTGAAAGGCTTGCCCGAAAAATTCTGGAGGAGCTGTCCGAATGA
- a CDS encoding flagellar protein FlgN, whose protein sequence is MREELKRVLTEKIRLMENMRNLLEEELEAIVNKDFERLESILPHIEELSVSMETCNEILKSSLESHGNGTKLIDLLEIYKDDEEMLSELRSFFETLNKLVFEIEKLKQAIGFHLNYIDFVFNLQRNELTYNRNGSFDRDGPSMFTGRS, encoded by the coding sequence ATGAGAGAGGAATTGAAGAGGGTTCTCACAGAGAAGATAAGACTCATGGAGAATATGAGAAATCTTCTGGAAGAAGAACTGGAAGCGATTGTAAATAAGGACTTCGAACGTCTTGAAAGCATCCTGCCGCACATTGAGGAGCTTTCCGTTTCGATGGAAACCTGCAACGAAATATTGAAATCTTCACTGGAATCACACGGAAATGGCACAAAGCTCATCGATCTTCTGGAAATCTACAAGGACGATGAAGAAATGCTTTCAGAGCTAAGGAGTTTCTTTGAAACGCTGAACAAGTTGGTCTTCGAGATAGAAAAGTTAAAACAGGCAATAGGTTTTCATTTGAATTACATAGATTTTGTGTTCAATCTTCAAAGGAATGAACTCACCTACAATCGAAATGGATCCTTCGATAGAGATGGTCCTTCTATGTTCACCGGGAGGTCCTGA
- the flgK gene encoding flagellar hook-associated protein FlgK: MPDMSMFGILNTALTGIHAHKLAMNVVGHNIANASTPGYSRQRPVIEANPPIPLTTLTQPSFPLQMGTGAKVKTIVRLRDAFLDVQYRQVNNRYNYWDTVLSNLHFIEQLLAEPGEDGVRSLVDNFWNAFKEVMSDPSSTASKAEVVSRAQQMVSQIKDLYGRLEQLREDIDDEIVQRVSEINQMIKRLADLNNKIRTSMMLNSPPNDLLDERDRILDELSNLANINYTEAEDGQITLRIGNQIVLNGSTYRELRALERPYGKGYHELFVGNSQLILSDGKLKALMDLRDSSIVKYMRKLDEFVLFITDSLNLVHRDGFESNGVTTNLNFFKKIEAFSDDPSIFRIKGSRKLEMGPYHTVTGIHSASSQVEIEGRRFNSDDIVLSFGGGSSNVLNVSAGTTIGDLVGSWNLLGTSLRVGSHAGGYRLYLEDSTGSLRNKLFLSLGDSLSQMGFDTETKGYITIKESDLSGLSSGVYNINVEYTLEDGTRQTETISVDLSSGVNLSNIEASINSSSHLRAQIYADPSTGENMLVIVPDEQLNFDPSAVKVLSDDDFFTESNAFVRNYEVLKYKDTLENIFYGQTGFDPTRPFTITINSTDIEIDPAVDTLETLVEKINEKNTGVLADLTPHHSLVFRASSLYDFDLRMMEIKGPQGFFEAVGFVDPDGDPNTFDWSSSFTLVSKSDDFTTLSERFKVADILTFDRAPYDEPLNIVNQFEVSSSLAANPANLAVDVGYALENSDWNATSIKPSGGANPELLETIQNLYTRKILSNGKESFYEFFGGVVSELGVEAETASNLKNNTEILRQEIDNAREEVKGVSLDEEMANMIKYQHAFSAAAKVITAVDQMIQTVINMVG, encoded by the coding sequence ATGCCTGATATGTCCATGTTTGGAATACTCAACACGGCGCTCACAGGAATACACGCGCACAAGCTGGCGATGAACGTTGTGGGGCACAACATCGCGAATGCCAGCACACCCGGTTACTCGAGACAGAGACCAGTCATAGAGGCGAATCCCCCCATTCCCCTCACTACCCTGACACAGCCTTCTTTTCCCTTGCAGATGGGAACCGGTGCAAAGGTTAAAACGATTGTGAGGTTGAGAGATGCCTTCCTCGACGTGCAGTACAGACAGGTGAACAACAGATACAACTACTGGGACACTGTCCTTTCTAACCTTCACTTCATAGAGCAGCTTCTGGCAGAGCCAGGTGAAGATGGTGTAAGAAGCCTTGTGGACAACTTCTGGAACGCTTTCAAAGAAGTCATGTCCGACCCCAGTAGCACAGCCTCGAAGGCGGAGGTTGTTTCCAGAGCACAACAGATGGTTTCTCAGATAAAAGATCTCTACGGAAGACTGGAGCAGCTCAGAGAAGATATAGACGATGAGATCGTTCAGAGAGTGTCCGAGATAAACCAGATGATAAAAAGACTGGCAGATCTCAACAACAAGATCAGAACCAGCATGATGCTCAACTCTCCACCGAACGACCTTCTCGATGAAAGAGACAGGATCCTTGACGAGCTCTCCAATCTTGCGAATATCAACTACACCGAAGCGGAGGACGGACAGATTACCCTGAGGATAGGAAATCAGATCGTTTTGAACGGTTCTACTTATAGAGAACTCAGGGCACTGGAGAGACCTTACGGAAAAGGATACCATGAGCTCTTCGTTGGAAACTCTCAGTTGATTCTCTCGGATGGGAAGCTGAAAGCGTTGATGGATCTGAGGGATTCCAGCATAGTGAAGTACATGAGAAAACTCGATGAATTCGTGCTTTTTATAACGGACTCATTGAATCTTGTTCACAGGGATGGTTTTGAGTCGAACGGAGTGACAACGAACCTCAACTTCTTCAAGAAAATTGAGGCCTTCAGCGATGATCCTTCCATCTTCAGAATCAAAGGAAGTAGAAAGCTCGAGATGGGACCTTACCACACTGTAACAGGAATTCATTCCGCAAGCAGCCAAGTTGAAATAGAAGGAAGACGCTTCAACTCTGATGACATCGTTCTCTCTTTCGGTGGTGGCTCATCGAACGTTTTGAACGTCTCGGCTGGAACGACCATTGGTGACCTCGTTGGTTCGTGGAACCTGCTCGGTACCTCTCTTAGGGTGGGTTCACATGCGGGAGGATACAGACTTTACCTGGAGGACAGCACCGGTTCTTTGAGGAACAAGCTTTTCCTCTCACTGGGGGATTCTCTATCGCAGATGGGATTCGACACCGAGACAAAAGGGTATATAACCATAAAAGAATCCGACCTTTCCGGGTTGTCTTCCGGTGTTTACAACATAAACGTGGAGTACACTCTTGAAGATGGCACAAGGCAGACAGAAACAATCAGCGTGGATCTTTCTTCCGGGGTGAACCTTTCGAATATAGAAGCTTCCATAAATTCTTCTTCGCATCTGAGGGCGCAGATTTACGCGGATCCATCCACTGGAGAAAACATGCTTGTGATCGTTCCAGATGAGCAGCTCAATTTCGATCCTTCAGCTGTCAAGGTGTTGAGTGACGATGACTTCTTCACGGAGTCTAACGCGTTCGTGAGAAATTACGAGGTGCTGAAATACAAAGACACTCTGGAAAACATTTTCTACGGTCAAACCGGTTTTGACCCAACAAGGCCTTTCACGATCACTATTAACTCCACGGATATAGAAATAGATCCAGCTGTGGACACTCTGGAAACACTCGTTGAAAAGATCAACGAAAAGAACACGGGAGTTCTCGCGGATTTGACGCCCCATCATTCGCTCGTCTTCAGGGCGTCGTCACTCTACGATTTCGATCTCAGAATGATGGAAATAAAAGGTCCGCAGGGTTTTTTCGAAGCCGTCGGATTTGTTGATCCAGACGGTGATCCCAATACTTTTGACTGGAGCTCTTCCTTCACCCTGGTTTCAAAATCTGACGATTTCACAACGTTGAGCGAACGTTTCAAGGTTGCGGACATTCTGACTTTCGACAGGGCACCGTACGATGAACCCTTGAACATCGTCAATCAGTTCGAGGTGAGTTCTTCTCTCGCTGCGAACCCGGCAAACCTCGCGGTCGATGTGGGATACGCTCTGGAAAATTCCGACTGGAACGCGACGAGTATCAAACCTTCGGGTGGAGCCAATCCAGAGCTTCTTGAAACCATACAGAATCTTTACACCAGAAAGATATTATCGAACGGCAAGGAGAGTTTCTACGAGTTCTTCGGCGGTGTGGTCTCGGAGCTCGGTGTGGAGGCGGAGACTGCCAGCAATCTCAAGAACAACACGGAAATCCTCAGACAGGAGATCGACAATGCCCGTGAAGAAGTGAAGGGAGTCTCTCTCGACGAGGAGATGGCAAACATGATAAAGTATCAGCACGCGTTCAGCGCTGCTGCCAAAGTCATCACCGCTGTCGATCAGATGATACAGACCGTGATCAACATGGTGGGGTGA
- the flgL gene encoding flagellar hook-associated protein FlgL, translating to MRVTNKMISDRVLFNIQTSLKRIAKLHDQLSSGYKVRYPSDDAVVAKRASDILTRKRELEQFQRSVDHVQTYVNAYDSALQTVSSITQRLRELLVRAANGTLSKAEREAIAEEIDKIKENLVEVANTRIGNEYIFSGYDVFSQPVENENGTWKISTLPASDKSRSILVLGHSIDYGVTASEVFELDSGKNVFQMLEEVSATLRSNLNETQISERVSNVFLKELSYFEERITRTIGEVGGVSRFIDMVNSRVQDLDFFFTEYLSKERDADITELVTDLAMQQLVLEAALKSASRVLQATLVDFVR from the coding sequence ATGAGGGTTACAAACAAAATGATCAGTGATAGGGTGCTGTTCAACATACAGACGAGTTTGAAAAGAATAGCGAAGCTCCACGATCAACTCTCTTCGGGATACAAGGTGAGGTATCCGAGTGACGATGCCGTCGTTGCGAAGAGGGCCAGTGACATTCTGACGAGAAAGAGGGAACTCGAGCAGTTTCAAAGAAGCGTGGATCATGTTCAAACTTACGTGAACGCGTACGACAGTGCCCTTCAAACCGTTTCCTCCATTACTCAAAGACTCAGAGAACTGCTGGTTAGAGCAGCGAATGGGACTCTTTCGAAAGCAGAGAGAGAGGCTATAGCAGAGGAGATCGATAAAATCAAAGAGAATCTGGTGGAAGTGGCGAACACAAGAATAGGGAACGAGTACATCTTTTCTGGATACGATGTTTTCAGTCAGCCGGTCGAAAACGAAAACGGCACCTGGAAGATCTCGACACTTCCGGCCTCAGATAAGAGTCGCTCTATTCTGGTGCTGGGACATTCCATTGATTACGGTGTCACAGCCAGTGAGGTTTTTGAACTGGACAGCGGAAAGAATGTGTTCCAGATGCTTGAGGAGGTTTCTGCCACTCTTCGTTCCAATCTCAACGAAACTCAGATATCGGAGCGTGTGTCGAACGTTTTCTTGAAGGAATTATCCTACTTCGAAGAGCGTATAACCAGAACAATAGGAGAGGTCGGTGGTGTGAGCAGGTTCATCGATATGGTGAACTCGAGGGTGCAGGATCTCGATTTCTTCTTCACCGAGTACCTTTCAAAAGAGAGAGATGCAGACATCACAGAACTCGTGACGGATCTTGCTATGCAGCAGTTGGTTCTTGAAGCTGCTTTGAAATCGGCCAGTCGAGTGCTTCAGGCGACCCTGGTAGACTTCGTGAGGTGA
- the fliW gene encoding flagellar assembly protein FliW, with protein MVYKTKLGEMEISDESIFTFEKGIPGFEHLRKFALVFPQETFPIGWLLSLEDPEVGLPVVDPKLVRADYDPVVLSEDLEEIEAENQEALLFFCVLTIPPGKPEKTTINLRAPIILNQKKKKGIQTILENEDYQLRHLLSEEMERSKTVV; from the coding sequence GTGGTTTACAAAACCAAACTCGGAGAGATGGAAATTTCGGATGAAAGTATCTTCACGTTCGAAAAAGGAATTCCCGGATTCGAACATCTGCGAAAGTTCGCGCTCGTTTTTCCTCAGGAAACCTTTCCCATAGGATGGCTGCTTTCACTCGAGGATCCGGAAGTGGGACTTCCCGTTGTGGATCCAAAGCTCGTGAGAGCCGATTACGACCCTGTAGTGCTAAGTGAGGATCTCGAGGAGATCGAAGCCGAAAATCAGGAAGCGCTCCTTTTCTTCTGTGTGTTAACGATTCCCCCAGGGAAACCGGAAAAGACCACGATAAATCTCAGGGCACCGATAATTTTGAATCAAAAGAAAAAGAAGGGAATTCAAACGATACTGGAGAACGAAGATTACCAGTTGAGACACCTTCTTTCCGAAGAGATGGAGCGTTCAAAGACTGTGGTATGA
- a CDS encoding cobalamin-binding protein: MFRKLVSLILLFVTAVALAVTVVDDSGRVVEITSAPERVVSLSPAATRFLVFLGLEDKIVGVTDYDSYEAERVGAMVPANIEKVVSLNPDLVLMFGGFQLPEVPKLEEAGLKVLVVNPNSLNDIIRDVVLLGTIFDRRDLALEKSEKLREKMLEIGKKTYNVPPSKRPKVLYLISSPGPDVKDIWTCGMGSYLNEIISLAGGVNIASGIAGPNGWPQLSLEYVVSQNPDVIIVGVYISGTENEEIKKILNFEPFKEINAVKNKRVFAVDGNVASQPSPDVFELLDLFYEFFYGGKGE, from the coding sequence GTGTTCAGAAAACTGGTTTCTTTGATTCTTCTTTTTGTCACCGCTGTTGCGCTCGCCGTAACGGTTGTGGACGATTCTGGAAGAGTGGTGGAGATCACATCCGCACCCGAAAGGGTGGTCAGTCTGTCTCCCGCCGCAACGAGGTTTCTTGTGTTCCTCGGCCTGGAAGACAAAATCGTTGGAGTCACCGATTACGACAGCTACGAAGCCGAAAGAGTCGGTGCGATGGTTCCTGCGAACATCGAAAAGGTGGTGAGTCTGAATCCCGATCTCGTTCTGATGTTCGGCGGATTTCAGCTTCCCGAAGTTCCAAAACTTGAGGAAGCAGGTTTAAAGGTCCTTGTTGTGAATCCGAATTCTCTCAACGACATCATCAGAGACGTGGTCCTTCTTGGAACGATCTTTGATCGTCGAGACCTTGCCCTGGAGAAATCGGAAAAGCTGAGAGAGAAAATGCTTGAGATAGGAAAGAAGACCTACAACGTTCCTCCATCGAAGCGTCCCAAGGTACTCTACCTGATCTCATCTCCCGGTCCTGATGTGAAGGATATCTGGACGTGTGGAATGGGATCCTATCTCAACGAGATCATCTCTCTGGCGGGCGGGGTGAACATTGCTTCCGGAATCGCAGGGCCGAACGGCTGGCCACAGCTTTCTCTTGAGTATGTTGTGTCTCAAAATCCTGATGTGATAATAGTTGGAGTTTACATCTCTGGAACGGAGAACGAAGAGATAAAGAAAATACTCAATTTTGAACCTTTCAAAGAAATAAACGCAGTGAAGAACAAAAGGGTCTTTGCAGTGGATGGAAACGTGGCCTCTCAACCTTCTCCCGATGTGTTTGAACTCCTCGATTTGTTCTATGAATTTTTCTACGGAGGAAAAGGTGAGTGA
- a CDS encoding FecCD family ABC transporter permease, whose translation MRKLVFPILILSFLLGIFFGSVPLDPLEVLGVLFGLKENPGVERILSLRIPRVLASFLVGAGLSIVGNSFQNLLKNPLVDPYLLGISSGASFGTVVSFYLAEIFGISWIYRIPLLSFGFSMIASLLTLLIARKEGRFPVTTIVLSGVVVSTLFSSLTYMTIVLLKRNVTTISMWLFGSFSGSTWEDVLFYLVVVIPFLLYSLIFSKHLNAMALGEEEAFVLGVNVERLKVVTFLFGNLITAFLVSRSGVIGFVGLIVPHISRYLVGPNFLKSVLSSLIVGGVLLTLCDTAARTFFSPTELPVGVVTALIGAPFLAFLMKRGV comes from the coding sequence GTGAGAAAACTCGTTTTTCCGATACTGATACTCAGTTTTCTTCTTGGAATCTTCTTTGGAAGTGTGCCTCTGGACCCCCTTGAAGTGCTGGGGGTCCTCTTTGGTTTGAAAGAAAACCCCGGGGTCGAAAGGATTCTTTCTCTCAGAATTCCAAGGGTTCTGGCAAGTTTTCTGGTTGGAGCCGGTCTTTCGATCGTGGGAAATTCGTTTCAGAATCTTTTGAAGAATCCTCTTGTTGATCCGTATCTCCTTGGAATCTCCTCGGGTGCATCTTTCGGTACCGTTGTGTCGTTTTACCTCGCTGAAATCTTCGGAATCTCCTGGATATACAGAATTCCACTTCTCAGCTTTGGTTTCTCTATGATAGCGTCACTCTTGACCCTTCTCATTGCAAGGAAAGAGGGCCGCTTTCCGGTAACAACCATCGTGCTTTCTGGAGTGGTGGTAAGCACGTTGTTCAGCTCTCTCACTTACATGACGATCGTTCTTTTGAAAAGGAATGTGACCACCATTTCTATGTGGCTCTTTGGAAGCTTTTCAGGGAGCACGTGGGAGGATGTTCTCTTCTACCTGGTGGTAGTCATCCCGTTTCTACTTTACTCTTTGATCTTCTCCAAACATCTGAACGCCATGGCGCTTGGAGAAGAAGAGGCCTTCGTTCTCGGAGTCAACGTTGAGAGATTGAAAGTTGTCACTTTTCTTTTTGGGAATCTCATCACGGCATTTCTCGTCTCCAGAAGCGGTGTTATCGGTTTCGTCGGTCTCATAGTTCCTCACATCTCTCGCTACCTTGTTGGCCCAAATTTTCTGAAGTCCGTCCTTTCAAGTTTGATTGTGGGAGGAGTTCTCCTTACACTATGCGACACGGCAGCCAGAACCTTCTTTTCTCCCACGGAGCTTCCAGTCGGCGTTGTAACGGCGTTGATTGGAGCACCTTTCCTTGCTTTCCTCATGAAAAGAGGTGTGTGA
- a CDS encoding ABC transporter ATP-binding protein, which produces MEIVRIENLFFQYRGGFSLKNINLSVKKGEFFGIVGPNGSGKTTLLKILVGIFRPQKGTVQLLGRIPWETSRKEMAKIVTLVSQDFFPSYDFTVKEIVEMGRLPHLSLLSGTSRKDEEIVLKSLKLTGTLKFVDRNFWTLSSGERRKVVLSKAIAQDTEILLIDELTAHLDYNNVSLVGNVLKRLKESGKTIISVFHDINVASALCDRIGVMKNGEMIKTGAPPEVVTEEVLRNTFETEFVVLEHPVTGRPLAFLK; this is translated from the coding sequence GTGGAGATTGTAAGGATTGAAAATTTGTTCTTCCAATACAGAGGCGGATTCTCTCTGAAAAACATAAACCTTTCTGTGAAAAAAGGGGAGTTTTTCGGCATCGTCGGACCGAACGGCTCCGGAAAGACTACTCTTTTAAAGATCCTTGTGGGGATTTTTCGTCCTCAGAAAGGAACGGTTCAGCTCCTCGGTAGGATACCGTGGGAGACTTCGAGAAAAGAGATGGCGAAGATAGTAACCCTCGTTTCTCAGGATTTCTTTCCCTCCTACGACTTCACTGTAAAAGAGATAGTCGAAATGGGACGGCTTCCACACTTGAGTCTTCTGAGTGGAACGTCCAGAAAGGATGAGGAGATAGTCCTGAAAAGTCTGAAGCTAACCGGAACACTGAAATTTGTCGACAGAAACTTCTGGACATTGAGCTCTGGAGAGCGTAGAAAGGTTGTGCTATCGAAAGCGATTGCGCAGGACACGGAAATCCTGCTCATCGATGAACTCACAGCCCATCTGGATTACAACAACGTGAGTCTTGTGGGAAACGTGTTGAAAAGGTTGAAAGAATCGGGAAAAACCATCATCTCCGTTTTCCACGACATAAACGTGGCATCTGCTCTGTGTGATCGAATAGGCGTTATGAAAAACGGTGAGATGATAAAAACCGGAGCACCCCCAGAGGTGGTGACCGAAGAGGTGCTCCGGAATACGTTCGAAACGGAATTCGTGGTACTCGAACATCCTGTCACAGGAAGACCGCTAGCCTTTCTCAAATAG
- the axeA gene encoding cephalosporin-C deacetylase codes for MAFFDLPLEELKKYRPERYEEKDFDEFWEGTLAENEKFPLDPVFERMESHLKTVEAYDVTFSGYMGQRIKGWLLVPKLEEEKLPCVVQYIGYNGGRGFPHDWLFWPSMGYICFVMDTRGQGSGWMKGDTPDYPEDPVDPQYPGFMTRGILDPRTYYYRRVFTDAVRAVEAAASFPRVDHERIVIAGGSQGGGIALAVSALSKKAKALLCDVPFLCHFRRAVQLVDTHPYAEITNFLKTHRDKEEIVFRTLSYFDGVNFAVRAKIPALFSVGLMDNICPPSTVFAAYNHYAGPKEIRIYPYNNHEGGGSFQAIEQVKFLKRLFEKG; via the coding sequence ATGGCCTTTTTCGATTTACCACTCGAAGAACTGAAGAAATATCGTCCAGAGCGGTACGAAGAGAAAGACTTCGATGAGTTCTGGGAAGGGACACTCGCAGAGAACGAAAAGTTCCCCTTAGACCCCGTCTTCGAGAGGATGGAGTCTCACCTCAAAACAGTCGAAGCGTACGATGTAACTTTCTCCGGATACATGGGACAGAGGATCAAGGGGTGGCTCCTTGTTCCAAAACTGGAAGAAGAAAAACTTCCCTGCGTTGTGCAGTACATAGGATACAACGGTGGAAGAGGATTCCCTCACGACTGGCTGTTCTGGCCTTCTATGGGTTACATATGTTTCGTCATGGATACTCGAGGACAGGGAAGCGGCTGGATGAAAGGAGATACACCGGATTACCCTGAGGATCCCGTTGACCCTCAGTATCCAGGATTCATGACAAGAGGAATACTGGATCCCAGAACTTACTACTACAGACGAGTCTTCACGGACGCTGTCAGAGCCGTTGAAGCCGCTGCTTCTTTTCCTCGGGTAGATCACGAAAGAATCGTGATAGCTGGAGGCAGTCAGGGTGGCGGAATAGCCCTTGCGGTGAGCGCTCTCTCAAAGAAAGCAAAGGCTCTTCTGTGCGATGTGCCGTTTCTGTGTCACTTCAGAAGGGCAGTGCAGCTTGTGGATACGCATCCATACGCGGAGATCACGAACTTTCTAAAGACCCACAGGGACAAGGAAGAAATCGTGTTCAGGACTCTTTCCTATTTCGATGGAGTGAACTTCGCAGTCAGAGCGAAGATCCCTGCGCTGTTTTCTGTGGGTCTCATGGACAACATTTGTCCTCCTTCAACGGTTTTTGCTGCCTACAATCACTACGCTGGGCCGAAGGAAATCAGAATCTATCCGTACAACAACCACGAGGGAGGAGGCTCTTTCCAGGCAATTGAACAGGTGAAATTCTTGAAGAGACTATTTGAGAAAGGCTAG